CACGAAAGAATACTGCCAGACGGCAGATCCCCCTGACTATTCCCAGAAGACATTGCCCTTTTCAGCTTCTCCTGACAAATGAATCTATTCATAGACTGTAAATATAGCCTGGTGGCCTGCAGGAGGGTCCAGCATGATGCCCTTGTGAAAATGCATAGACTAATGCAGGTGGGGAGTCATCTCTCAGCATCTGAGCCATGAGTTCACACCTTAAGATAACCTAGCCAGCAAAAGTGATCATTTAAAACAAGAAGAGGTCTGATTTGTGAATAAAGGCCGCTGTGCTTACCCTTCTAATAGTCACCAGGATCCGGCCATAGGAGTAGAACATGAGCAGAAGAGGGAACAATAGACAAAAGATAAAGAGAAACAACACATAGGAGACACTTGCAGGTGAGCGGAGGTGCCACTGGACAGAACAAGTAGTTCCAGCTCCCTCTGGTCCGTAGCTGCTCCATCCCAGGAGTGGAGGAATTGTCCAAAAGAGAGAGTAGAGCCAAGAGCCTCCGATGCAAAGCCACGCCTTTCTGAAGTTGGAAATATCAACCAGGGAGGTGTGCAGCACGGTGGTGTAGCGCTCATAGGACAGAACCGATAGCGACACCAGGGACACAATCCCTTATGAAGACAAAGAAAGACAAAGCACAAATAAGTAGATGAGTGTATGTTTTCTTTAGTTCTTCATGTCCTTTTTAATGTCAGAGGGGGAGATGTTATTTACTctgatcattatttttttctaaacaatGCAAACACGTAGTATTTTCTCATTGGTGTCAGCCACCAGACCCCTTTGGCTTCCTTGGCTTATCTTTTGGTGCTCAATAAAATCATGCTTTGTCAGTAGCATCTGGTCCTATATGTTTGAAGCCTGTAACCAGTTGAAGGATActtttgtttaatatttgatTAATTGCAGGAGGTAACTGAGGTAACTGAAGCCCCTCCCATCTTTCTAAACCAGGACACAATCTAGACACAATtgctgtgttcgaaattgcatactaacatataactcatactaagtctgaccgCAAAATGAGTTTTCAGTAGGTTGTTccaattagatagtatggaaagattgaggaACATGAGGAATatccggatgtatactatagcgggacatttttgaagtattcACAGTGagcactagtcatactcaactatCCCATGAtaggaacgtaaaatcgtcctgggatcgtcttcaagctaaaagtcaaacattcccttttcaaaataaaagcatctcatcttgtcttctattagtttttaatgcttttgtgaATATGGCTCTTTTTTAAGTTAATTGGAAGTTTAGTCAATTGCACAAtgtctccaaaatgtcggcatgaaatgtgtttctgcaagTTTTATTGATCAAATGGCCACATAATCatcatcagaatcatctttattggccgTGTATGTtaaacacacaaggaatttgacttcgGTGGACTGTGCTTTCTCTGAACAATGTTGACATTCTACTCAGACAAATCtttgcttaaaatgctttcagaacttttaaaggtggtgaatcaatggagatatttGTCGCCGTagcttcaaaatgcatcttgggaaacttggaagtatagtcatcatcctaatcctcatttatattatatagtaaacagtatatactcgtTGAGTGTGTGACTTTAGGCTCAAAGTCGCTCAAAAAAGTTTAGAAAATGTAATCCTGGTCAGAAGATGCTCGATCAAGCGAGGCAGAGTGATGGCTGTAACTGAGTCAGATGCTTTATTGTGTCCATTTATACACTAACATTGCATATAATAAAATTAGTTTTAGTAGTTTGttcctgaaataaatcaaattaatcaaATTGTGTTTCACAGCCCAGATACACATCATCCAGTGTTTATCATGATTCATCATTATTCAACATAAATATGTCTAGCAATTCATCGCCACAGCAGCGTTGAATGATGCATAACCGTGTGTTAGCTGGACAGCTGTTGTGCTttctttgagtttgttttataaCTTGTGCAGTATCGGCTGCACAAAGAGCATTAATCTAAAAATTACTTAAGTGACTTTAAATAGATATTAGATATGATTTGGTTTAGATCATTTTACGCGATGCTTAGCTTTTGCCTCACTATTGTTGCATTTCTCTacattgtttttcttcactCGACATTTGCCTAACAAACATAAGATATTAAGTCATACAAATATTGGAAGGACAGTGAAGTGATCaatcctacaaaataaaaacattttgttttctatCATATCAGATACATTATGATACATAATGTTTGTAATGTTAGTTAACAAATTGAAATGTATAAATATGTATGTAGGGTATctataaaaatatctaaatctatctatctattaatcaataaataaatgtgctgCTTTTGTCCCACAgacagtatgtatatatgtcATAAAATGGACTTTAGGACAATTTCTactatgtttttgttctttgtttatgAGCTCTATTGCTTACTGAAGCACTAACTCTGGATTTAagccatttatttatatattctgcatttttagatttttaaagttttcacttttttgattgacttttaAATGGTTGTGCAACAGTATTTTGGCAtgggtttatttttttgacatgGAAAGCTTTTAGGTGCACACATACTATTCTAAAAGGACCGGGACATAGACAATTATTTAATAGATGTGTCACGTATAAAAATGTGTAGTTGTACACATGAGGGTTTACGAGCTTGAACTATACACcgttccagaggtgaaagtaatggattacaagtactcatgttactgcaATTGAGTTCctttcatgggtacttgtacttttttgagtatgtttttaaataaagtgatttgttacatttctatacccaaccgttactgagtaaattattattttagctgtaaaatgatcaacaaatattgtgattttttttttttatccaaattccatgttttccacaaTCATTTGTTTGAATTccgtttttaaacaaaatatgtattaattttttcagaaaatataagtttttaacaaaattaataatataaaatcttttgtaacaataataacatcaataataaaacaaaagtctAAGtccaaattttaaaatgtaatttcaaaccatgtgtaagctacaattaaaaggtagatgtAAGTTGTAGTGACAGGGACTATTCTGATTATTATCCTTAATTATTATCTATTTATAGTATGTCATAtgaagatgtatgagagcagcattaatgtcacatgcttttccctcagggatcaatggtttaccgCAAGTGGTTCCAAAACCttttgtgcccaaggtacaccaacggacaagtaaaaatctgaaggcacacctattgttCAAAATAGCCTTAATAACATGTTATctctcatatcatgtacaatatttgtaaatgtgcataattatttactaatgccaaataaaatgtgacaaagacaactattttacacatgaaatatatatatgtatatatttaaatgtaaggTATGGAGTTTGcgtctgtattatgaaatgagtgcatacaaagtagtaaatttaaaaataactttttgtgGAGTTGAATATTGCaataatgtatggttgtcaTAAAATCCAACGCCACACACCAGTTTGGGAGCCACTAGTCTACTGAATCAGAGCAGGTTtgttgattaagttttgatcaacttcattaaAATTATCCTGACATTATTCCAGACCGTagtgattacacaaaaataataaataaataaataatataatgcatcaataaataaaataaataaatacataaataaaataatgcatcagttatttcaccactagagggtagGATATTGTAGATATATTAAGCTATCAACTCAAGTTATCAATAACTtactgtgtttatttattaccaaaagtaaacatggggggtgaaagtaactagtaaattttactttgagtaatattcaattgagctacttttcacttgtatttgagtattttatgtataacttctacaatttcattaaaGTAACATCTGTATAGGATACCAGTACGTTTTACAGTCTATACTAGACTTTCTAAGACAGTGACCGATGACAGTAAAGTTTAATGGGAGTGAATgacttttgtttttagtgtatgaCTTACCAAAGAGAGAGTTGGCGAACCCGTACCACTTGCAGCCATGCTCTCCTATCAGCCACCTTCCATGAAGACTCGCAGCGAAACTGAACGGAGTCCCGAACACACAGACCAGGACGTCGCTCAGGCTGATGTTGAGCAGGATCAGGTTGATGGGGGTCCACAGACAGCGGAACTTGGCGAAGATGAGTAAAGTCAGCAGGTTGCTGAGGATCCCAGCCACTAGGATGAAGCCGAGGCATACCGCCACCACCGTGTGTCCGGTCCGGCTCATCCCGGCCCCGGGGGCGTCGGAGCTGGGGTTCGGGCCGGAGCTGAAGGAGCTGTCTGTGGTGCTGAAGTTAGAGGCGGCGGTGCTGAGCACCatagcagtgaggaggaggaggaggagagctgGACCCTGGTGAAGGTCAGTGCAACACGTTTATTACAGTGTAAATGCgccctgtgtgtgtgcactttaTAGCCTCACACCTCCATTGGAACCAGTTCCCCCTCCCAGTTGGCCCGTGTAAACAAAGTAAATCCACACATTTCAACCTTCCCCTGATCCACTTCTGTaaatattgacaagaaaattgGTTTTAGACTCAAGGCGAACATTTCATTAAGTTAAAGAGTCATTTCATATTATTTCCTATATCCCTCTTACGCCTCTTACACCTTCATGTGTTTGCACTAGGGATATTTATTGATTGAAGTTACTTATAAATTCGTAATCAGGTTATATTTAAGTCATAGTGGTGCCTATATGGCCAGGTACTGTATCTAATATATTCATTTCAGTCGACTATAATATAATgctttatttagtttagttagCTGGTTTATTGACTGACTGATTGATACATAATTCATTGAATGAATGCACGGTTtattgaatgaattaatgaaaaaaataatacataaaataaatgagtCATTGAtggtgattgattgatttaatgaatgaaataatgCATAATtcattgaatgaatgaatgaatgaatgaatagacacaaaatagaaatacacaatgaataacaaatacatttgattaaATGAATTAGACACATAATGCACAAAGCTCTAAATCAACATGTAGTTTTTGAGAAtcaaggtttttgtttttaagaaaaagTTGCATtgctgacacaaaaacacatggtTTGCTTTATTCCTATTCATGTATATCAGACCtttctgtgtgtatttgcaTGATCATTATAGAGGCATGAAGATCTTAGATAAATTTCACATGCTATTGTGTTTGGTTCCATCTGGAAGCCatgaatgtacagtataagGAATCAGCATCACTTTGTTTTATATTCAAAAGCTCAATGAAGATCTCACATGAAGAACCTGAGATTCCTTGGATTattttaaaggagaaaaaagtaTTGTATCCTTCCTACTGAATCATTgatgtttttttagaaaatctACAAAGCTCTGTTTGTCCAAAGCTGCTGTCAATCTTCTCTTCACAATATTTTCGTTATCAAAATGTTTGGATTTAAATCCACTACTGTGATAGCCTTTTCTACTCTCCTTAAGGTCCATGTTCTGTTATTTATGCAGTGTAAATAACACTGATACAAAGACTTTAAACAGTGCCAAAAGCTTAGTGGCTGCCAGTCTCTCAGCTATAGAGGCACAACAAATACCATATGAAAAACAACTTTCATGTTTCTAGCACTTTTGTACTGGACTTTATTATTATGTCTctggaaaaaaggaaaatgtgcACCATTGCTATATTAACAGACTTCctttaagaaaatgtatttgtataccACATTTCGTTCACAagacaattcaatgtgcttaCATGATTAAAACGTgccacagaaaacattaaaacattaaacagggCTTATAATcaacagaaaaaatatgaaacagacaataaaatgtcataattGAGTGCCTTTAACTTACATTTCcaatgtagcactttgagatttttgtcaaatgtaaagtgtattacaaataacatttattattgttattgttattatcattataactTGTATATGGatattcaatttaaatttaaGAAAACATACTTTCCAACAATTCATAGTCTTAAATCTGTTTCCAGAGGCTTGACTCTATAACTGATCATTTCATTTTGGAGAATAAACCACTGGAAAGTAGAGACTCCAGTAAAATACAGTAGGGCTGCATTTTGACAACATCAAAACACATGTGCATACATTTCACCATATATGACCACATCAAAATTATACTCGTGATCAGTGTCTTATGTTAGTGAGTAATGATAATATTATTTCAGCATTGATGAtaatggaaaatgaaatcttgACCATACTTCAAAACAACGTGCAAAAGTCACCAACTTTAATTTGGACTGATAAACATAACGAATTCCTTTTTGCATCAAATGATTGATACTTGTTAGCTTGACAACTCTACAAGTCAAATGCATTTTACGTGTAGATTGAGAATAGAAATCATTTGTGTTGTATATGGAAAGTTACCAACCCCACTTTTTGTTCTTTCAGTGTATACATTGTGCTACAGTGGACACATGCAGGTGTTCCTTTACATCACATGGATGGGAGGGTGTACATGTACAGTGGGTTAGGGTACAAGTGTGTCACTTACCTTGGGAATACATACCATATAGGATCAAGATGCACTATGGGAAGAGGGCATGTCAGCAGAGCCTGCATTTTCTTCTAATAAACTTTGGTCCTTGCACACCATGTGGATGTTTTGACATTATGGTCCACCCACCTATTCATGGTAACCTTCATGGGAAAGGTATTCCCTGGTGGCAGAATCCTCTCTCAACAGGATAATGCGTTCTGCTACAAGGCAAGTTTATTTGTATAGAGCATTTcttacacaaggcaattcattgtggttcacatgattaaaaagtgcaacagaaaacaattaACATTTgggtttgctgtgaactctgggctccactatctgacctgtgtccattgatctgagagacctgctgggttcagcTCACTGACGTTTTcaggaccaaacccattcacatgatttttacaccagcagcagaactttaaaatcTATTCTGAGACTGGGTAAATCAATACTGTAAAACTagactaatgtgctctgacctctttattgttcagacctgagctgcagcgttctgaaccagcagTAGGTGATTCCTGTGAGAAGACCATTAAAGTAAttgaccagtttctcctgatctttctgagtcatgaaACCTTTCACACGTTCTTGaagtggtagaagctgttttttgtGAGAGTTTTGATCTGACTGCCAAGGTTTCacacttggtctttagcttttaacgATACAAAGCAATGGTTTGAGGTATGTACAGAGACTATTTTGGGCAATGGGCAGGTGGGTTTGCAGTGAGTTGATAGCTAATCAGTGTATAGCTCTCATATAGTATAGTACATCCTCGTTTGCAAACTTGCGCCTTGAAATGGAGAATGTCTTGttcatatttatttctatatcaCTGTAAATTTACTAGAAATCACTGAtcctatacaaaaaaaaaatgaatgaatgagtgacagtacaaaatgtaataaacacagataatacaagcaaaaagaacatttaatTTTTACCCCAGCATTTTCTGATTTTAAACAGAATGCATTTAAATTAACCTTAAAACTTGATTATGTGTGGTTGGTATCAGTCTTggttaaactaaaaaaaagttatatattATGTTGGAAATTAATTGACATATGTTTCCATGTATGCAGTGCAATATTTTCATGTAACCAATGTTCACtgttagtaataataataatacatcaattttataaagcgcttttttggacactcaaagacgctttacagaattaagtcaatattctttcacttcacacttagtggtggtaagctactattgtagccacagctgccctgtggCAGACTGATAGAGGCGAGGCTTCCATAGTGCGCCAacggtccctccgaccaccacaaacactcactcacacactacattcataccaggtccagacctgcttagcttccgagatctaacgagatcgggcaatgaccaGACAATAATTATGCATTCTGGTAAAAAATCCACCCTCATTtttttgagtcagaaaaactCCGTGTGAAATAGCAGAGAACATTTTAATGTCATATACtgtaatatacagtac
The genomic region above belongs to Gouania willdenowi chromosome 10, fGouWil2.1, whole genome shotgun sequence and contains:
- the tmtops3a gene encoding teleost multiple tissue opsin 3a → MVLSTAASNFSTTDSSFSSGPNPSSDAPGAGMSRTGHTVVAVCLGFILVAGILSNLLTLLIFAKFRCLWTPINLILLNISLSDVLVCVFGTPFSFAASLHGRWLIGEHGCKWYGFANSLFGIVSLVSLSVLSYERYTTVLHTSLVDISNFRKAWLCIGGSWLYSLFWTIPPLLGWSSYGPEGAGTTCSVQWHLRSPASVSYVLFLFIFCLLFPLLLMFYSYGRILVTIRRVGKINLLAAQRREQHILVMVLSMVSCYMLCWMPYGVMALMATFGRLGLVTPQASVVPSILAKFSTVVNPVIYVFFNNQFYRCFLAFVNCGDEPRFAEDHPTPRKNVAGFFHGSKYPSFSSSPISARNTELCSRRNERRTLWVHYTP